A window from Solanum stenotomum isolate F172 chromosome 7, ASM1918654v1, whole genome shotgun sequence encodes these proteins:
- the LOC125871321 gene encoding uncharacterized protein LOC125871321: protein MEEFRPSFRCSDDRRLEIVSGKGFNINQVNRARSPDLAGVTSKGTWPSQVAAAPSSNKPWGFNDPEMKRRKRIAKYKVYTIEGKVKTSIRNGLRWFKNKCSEIIHGY, encoded by the exons ATGGAAGAGTTCCGGCCGAGTTTCCGGTGTTCCGATGACCGGAGATTGGAGATCGTAAGCGGAAAGGGGTTCAACATCAATCAG GTAAATCGGGCTCGGTCACCGGATCTGGCTGGGGTAACGAGCAAGGGGACGTGGCCGAGTCAGGTGGCAGCAGCGCCGTCGTCGAATAAGCCATGGGGATTCAATGATCCAGAGATGAAGAGACGAAAGAGAATAGCTAAGTACAAAGTTTACACTATTGAAGGAAAGGTCAAAACTTCAATTAGAAATGGACTAAGGTGGTTCAAAAATAAATGCTCTGAAATCATCCATGGATATTGA